Proteins from a genomic interval of Quercus lobata isolate SW786 chromosome 11, ValleyOak3.0 Primary Assembly, whole genome shotgun sequence:
- the LOC115969363 gene encoding ubiquinol oxidase, mitochondrial-like, whose protein sequence is MQREAQYTNPESLSLCFSLRHTQNRSDISPKSEEIKEMKRFVAGSQARGLISRGGGGYMSTAEMMARPGSTQGVMMNKQQSQQYYYWRSRMMSSVAEKSKEVVNGGGVEAIKEEEKKDKKNGDEEKGMVNSYWGLSRPSIKRPDGTDWPWNCFMPWDSYEADLSIDLTKHHVPKKFLDKVAYRTVKLLRIPTDLFFKRRYGCRAMMLETVAAVPGMVGGMLLHLRSLRKFQQSGGWIKALLEEAENERMHLMTMVELVQPKWYERLLVLTVQGVFFNGFFGVYLLSPKLAHRIVGYLEEEAIHSYTEYLKDIDSGAIENVPAPAIAIDYWKLPKDATLKDVIIVIRADEAHHRDVNHFAADIHFQGKELREAPAPLDYH, encoded by the exons aTGCAACGCGAAGCACAGTACACAAACCCCgagtctctttctctctgtttttctctcAGACATACACAAAACCGCTCAGACATCTCTCCGAAATCTGAGGAAATAAAAGAGATGAAGCGGTTTGTGGCGGGGAGTCAGGCGAGGGGGCTGATCAGCCGCGGCGGCGGCGGTTACATGTCGACGGCTGAGATGATGGCGAGGCCTGGTAGCACGCAGGGAGTGATGATGAATAAGCAGCAGAGTCAACAGTACTACTACTGGAGGAGTAGAATGATGAGCTCGGTGGCGGAGAAGAGCAAAGAGGTTGTTAATGGAGGAGGAGTGGAGGCGATcaaggaagaagagaagaaggaTAAGAAGAATGGTGATGAGGAGAAAGGAATGGTTAATAGCTATTGGGGGCTGTCTAGGCCTAGTATCAAGAGACCAGATGGTACCGATTGGCCTTGGAATTGTTTCatg CCATGGGACTCTTATGAGGCAGACTTGTCAATAGATTTGACAAAGCATCACGTGCCAAAGAAGTTTTTGGATAAAGTTGCATACAGGACCGTGAAACTTCTTAGAATTCCAACGGATTTGTTTTTTAAG AGACGGTATGGTTGTCGAGCAATGATGCTGGAAACAGTGGCAGCTGTTCCTGGTATGGTAGGAGGAATGCTGCTGCACCTAAGGTCTCTCCGCAAGTTCCAGCAAAGTGGTGGTTGGATCAAAGCCCTGCTTGAAGAAGCAGAGAATGAGAGAATGCACTTGATGACCATGGTGGAACTTGTACAGCCCAAGTGGTATGAAAGACTTCTGGTTCTCACCGTGCAGGGAGTCTTCTTCAATGGCTTCTTTGGTGTATATCTTCTCTCCCCCAAACTGGCCCATAGAATTGTTGGTTACCTGGAGGAGGAAGCAATACACTCATATACAGAGTATTTGAAGGATATTGATAGTGGTGCAATTGAAAATGTTCCGGCTCCTGCTATTGCAATAGACTACTGGAAGCTACCCAAGGATGCAACCCTTAAGGATGTTATAATTGTAATTCGTGCTGATGAAGCTCACCATCGGGATGTTAACCATTTTGCTGCT